TAGCAATTCTCCCACTAGCCATTATATGATAGTCAGAGCATAAATCATATAACTGTTTTATTTCACTATGATTATCATTTGTTACAGTCTGAATTAAATACTCATTTTCCAATAAACTTTTTATCATTTTATCTCCCCCAAGCCAGAATTAGTAAATTTTAATATACAACCACATGATAATTAACTTAAATTTTATTGCTTTTATTACCTCTACTACAATAGTACTTTATATTTTCTTTATTATCATTATATTTTATAATAGGACTGTCACAGTATCTTTCACATTCCCAAGCATTACATATATAGTCTATTGATATCAAATTATACTCAAACTCATCATAATAATATAAATGTAGCCCTGATTTTTTTAAAACATACGATATTGGAAATATTTCTATGAAATTGCCTTCAATCTCTAATCTTACAAAAGATTTTTTATCTAAACATTTGTCTATTGCTTTGCATGTACTGCTATCAGTAATTACTTTATTTTCATCTAAATCTATTATTAATCTTTCCTCTAACTTGTCTAATATTTCAGTACATCTCTGTGAATCAACAAGTCTAAACTTATCTATAAGGTCTGATTTTTTTAAATTATCTACTATATTTTCAGAAATATATAATGATAATATTAAATCTTTATAATCACTATCCGTTAATATATATTTAGCTATAATGTAATGTTTGTCTATTTCTATTCCTCCACTCTTACCCCTATATGAGATTATGGGAATTCCAAGAGCTGATAATTTGTCTAAATCTCTTTGTATCGTTTTTGTTGAAACATTAAATATCTCAGATAATTCTTTTACAGTAGTTTTAGAGTTTATCTTTAATAAATAGAATAGTATTTCTAACAATCTCATAAAAATCTCCTTTAAGTCATCTATTTTTAAGCTAGTTATTTTTTAGCCATTGAATTGCACAGTATGCATGCATTGCAGCCCCTGTAACCATTATATCCTCATTGAATACAACTTTATTATTGTGCATTGGC
This is a stretch of genomic DNA from Paraclostridium bifermentans. It encodes these proteins:
- a CDS encoding helix-turn-helix transcriptional regulator, with protein sequence MRLLEILFYLLKINSKTTVKELSEIFNVSTKTIQRDLDKLSALGIPIISYRGKSGGIEIDKHYIIAKYILTDSDYKDLILSLYISENIVDNLKKSDLIDKFRLVDSQRCTEILDKLEERLIIDLDENKVITDSSTCKAIDKCLDKKSFVRLEIEGNFIEIFPISYVLKKSGLHLYYYDEFEYNLISIDYICNAWECERYCDSPIIKYNDNKENIKYYCSRGNKSNKI